A section of the Primulina eburnea isolate SZY01 chromosome 1, ASM2296580v1, whole genome shotgun sequence genome encodes:
- the LOC140813982 gene encoding lysine histidine transporter-like 8 has protein sequence MAELIEEGSTTAPPTGSTEISAPSMQTQYNSPSLSRKPLLSLIVHPNSAPQPRFRTPNFISPLGSPLRRAIKLTRLDPHDAWLPITESRNGNAFYAAFHTLCAGIGIQALVLPVAFTILGWSWGIISLTVAFAWQLYTFWVLTNLHESAENGIRYSRFLQLFNATFGEKLGKIFALFPILYLSGGTCVALIVVGGSTSKLFYQIVCGGHDCAAKPLTTVEWYVVFTSAAVLLSQLPNLNSIAGVSLLGAVTAIGYCTMMWLVSVTKGRLKGVSYDHVKPSTNTESFFEILNAFGIVAFAFRGHNVTLEIQATMPSSEKKPSRVPMWRGVQAAYFIVALCLYPLAIGGYWAYGDKIPANGGMLSAIYAFHGRDTSQTILGLISIFIIINALSSFQIYGMPMFDDMESKYTNFMKKPCPWWLRAVFRVMFGYGCFFVAVAIPFLGSLAGLIGGIAVPVTFAYPCLMWIRIKKPKKGGFMWCLNWGLGICGMVLSVLLIAAGVYVVIDTGIQVSFFKPR, from the exons ATGGCGGAGTTGATCGAAGAAGGCTCGACGACAGCTCCGCCAACGGGTAGCACCGAAATATCTGCCCCTTCCATGCAAACACAGTACAACTCACCTTCACTATCTCGGAAGCCGCTGCTCTCGCTAATCGTACACCCGAATTCGGCCCCTCAACCCCGTTTTCGAACTCCCAATTTCATTTCTCCGCTGGGAAGCCCCTTGCGAAGGGCGATCAAGCTGACGAGGCTTGATCCTCACGATGCTTGGCTTCCCATCACGGAGTCTAGGAATGGGAATGCGTTCTATGCCGCTTTTCACACACTCTGTGCTGGTATTGGGATCCAAGCCCTTGTGCTTCCTGTTGCCTTCACCATTCTTGGTTG GAGTTGGGGGATCATAAGTCTGACCGTGGCATTTGCATGGCAACTTTACACCTTCTGGGTGCTCACAAATCTGCATGAATCCGCAGAAAATGGAATACGTTACAGCAGATTTCTTCAACTCTTCAATGCTACTTTTG GAGAgaaactgggaaaaatcttcgcCCTATTCCCAATCCTATACCTATCCGGTGGCACATGCGTGGCCCTCATCGTCGTGGGCGGCTCCACCTCGAAGCTCTTCTACCAAATAGTCTGCGGAGGCCACGACTGCGCCGCCAAGCCCTTAACCACCGTGGAATGGTACGTGGTCTTCACCTCCGCCGCCGTGCTTCTGTCTCAGCTCCCGAATCTGAACTCCATCGCCGGAGTATCACTCCTCGGCGCTGTTACGGCCATAGGGTACTGCACCATGATGTGGCTCGTGTCTGTTACAAAGGGGAGATTGAAAGGTGTTTCGTATGATCACGTGAAACCGAGTACTAATACAGAAAGCTTTTTTGAGATTTTGAACGCGTTTGGGATCGTTGCCTTTGCTTTTAGGGGCCACAATGTTACTCTTGAAATTCAG GCAACTATGCCTTCAAGCGAAAAGAAGCCATCTCGGGTGCCCATGTGGAGAGGGGTCCAAGCTGCATATTTCATTGTTGCGCTATGCTTGTATCCTCTTGCTATAGGAGGGTATTGGGCATATGGGGATAAG ATACCAGCAAACGGAGGAATGCTGTCGGCAATCTATGCCTTCCATGGCCGAGACACGTCCCAAACAATCCTTGGATTGATAAGCATATTCATCATAATCAATGCATTAAGCTCATTCCAGATATACGGCATGCCTATGTTCGATGACATGGAATCAAAATACACCAACTTCATGAAGAAGCCATGCCCTTGGTGGCTAAGGGCAGTCTTTAGGGTCATGTTTGGCTACGGATGTTTCTTCGTGGCGGTGGCGATCCCATTTCTTGGAAGTTTGGCTGGATTAATCGGTGGGATAGCTGTTCCTGTGACATTTGCCTATCCATGCCTGATGTGGATCAGGATCAAGAAGCCCAAGAAAGGAGGATTTATGTGGTGTTTGAATTGGGGATTGGGGATTTGTGGGATGGTGTTGAGTGTGTTGCTGATTGCAGCCGGGGTTTATGTTGTGATCGACACTGGGATTCAAGTTAGCTTTTTTAAGCCTCGCTAG